The DNA sequence AGCGAGTTGCCCAGGTGCGCGCGCTTGCTCACCAGGTTGATGGTGCCACCCGCGGCGCCGCGGCCACCGATGGCAGAGTTCGGGCCCTTGGCCACTTCCACCGATTCGATGGCGAAGATCTCGCGGGTTTGCGCGCCGGTATCACGTACACCATCCAGGTAAGTGTCGCCCTGGGCATCGAAGCCGCGGATGAACGGGCGGTCGCCTTGCGGGTTGCCACCTTCGCCAGCACCGAAGGTGATGCCCGGCACGGTGCGCAGGGCGTCCTGCAGGGTCAGGGCGGTGGTGTCCTTGATCACTTGCTGCGGGATCACGGTGACCGAGCGCGGGGTGTCCACCAATGGCGCGGTGTACTTCTGCGAGGAAGCTTTCTCAACCTTGTAGTCGGTGCTGGCCTGTTCGGCCTTGCCCTGGACGCTGGTGGCATCCAGGGTGATCGCGTTGCTGGCGGCCGGGTCGGCGGCGTAGGCCGTCGAGGCGCTGAGGGCAACGCCGATGGCGGAGGCGATCAGGCGTGGTGAACTCACTGCAGTTGGTACGGATTGGCGCATTGCTCAGGACCTTCCCCAAGGTTTCAAGGCCGCGGATCTTAATGTAAGCAATTAGGAGTCTCAATTGAGATCGGTTACCATTCGCGAATAATTTACAAACTTTACAATTTGCCTTTACGGTTTCATCCGCCTGTAGCGTCTTGCCGGGTGGATAGGGCTTGTGAAGCGCAAAAGGGAATCAATATCATTGGTCCCCCTTTCTGTTGCCAATGGTGCTGACGCCATGCTGCTTCACATCCCCGGCCTGTTCGACGCCGATGAACTGGCCCGTATCCGCGAGGCGCTGGAACAGGCCGACTGGGCTGATGGCAAGATCACCGCTGGCTATCAGTCGGCCAAGGCCAAGCACAACCTGCAGCTGCCGGAAGGCCACCCGCTGGCCAAGGAGATCGGCAGTGCGCTGATCGAGCGCCTGTGGAAAACCCCGCGCTTCATGTCGGCGGCCTTGCCGCACAAGGTGTTCCCGCCACTGATCAACTGTTACCGCGAAGGCGGCAACTTCGGCTTCCACATCGATAATGCCCTGCGCCAGCCCAAGGGCAGCCCGGAGCGGGTGCGCACCGACCTGTCCTCGACGTTGTTCCTCAGCGACCCGGAAAGCTACGACGGCGGCGAGCTGGTGATTCAGGACACCTTTGGCGAGCAGCAGGTCAAGCTGGCCGCCGGTGACCTGGTGCTGTACCCGGGCACCAGCCTGCACAAGGTCAACCCGGTCACTCGTGGCCAGCGTTACGCCGCGTTCTTCTGGACCCAGAGCCTGGTCCGCGAGGACAGCCAGCGCGCCTTGCTGTTCGAGATGGACAATGCCATCCAGCAACTGACTGCCGATGTGCCGGACCATCCTGCGTTGCTGCAGCTGACCGGCACCTACCACAACCTGCTGCGCCGCTGGGCGGAGGTCTGAAACGTGTCCTACCCGTTGCGACGTGAGGAAGTACTGGATGTGGCCGGGTTGCAGGCCATGCTCGAACAGCGTCCTGGCAAGGCCGCCCAGGCGATCCTGGCGGCGGCGGGGCAGGGTGTGGTCGAGGCCCAGTTGCTGCTGGGGCAGATCCTGCTCGACGGGCGGGGTATCGAAACGGATGCCGGCGTGGCCCGGCGCTGGTTCGGCATTGCTGCCCAAGGCGGCAGCGCCATGGCGCACAACATGCTGGGGCGGTGCCTGGAGCATGGCTGGGGCGGCAGCGTAGACCTTGCGCAAGCTGCCATCCACTATGCCCGGGCAGCCGATGCGGGGTTGGACTGGGGGCTCTACAACCTTGGCAACCTGTTGGCCACCGGCCGTGGCGTACCGGCCAACCAGGCGCAGGCACTGCTGTGCTACGAGAAGGCCGCACACATGGGGCATGCCAAGTCGATGAACCTGTATGGGCGTTACCTTGAACAGGGCATTGCCACCGCGCCCAGCCCGGCGCGGGCGGTACGCTGGTATCGGCGTGCGGCCGAGGCGGGGGATTTCCGCGGCATGTTCAGCCTGGGCCTGGTGCTGGTCGAACGCGGGCAGATGGTCGAGGCCGGGCGTTGGCTGGAGCAGGCTCGGCTCGAGGGCAACATGAACTTCCTGCGCAGTGCGCTGGCGACCTTGCAGGGCGCGGGGCCGGTGCTGATGGCTGTTGCGGCGCGCTATGCCGAAGAGATCGAACGGCGCGGGAAATGAGGTTTGGCTGTGCTGGCCGGATCGCCGGCGCCGCACTGCACAAATGAAAACGGGGCCTCGCGGCCCCGTCGTGCATTACAGGTAGTAAGCCTTCAGCGGCGGGAAGCCGTTGAATTCCACTGCGCTGTAGCTGGTGGTGTAGGCACCGGTCGACAGCCAGTACAGGCGGTCACCGATTGCCAGGTTCAGCGGCAGGCCGTACTTGTAGTGCTCGTACATGATGTCGGCGCTGTCGCAGGTCGGGCCGGCGATGACCACTTCTTCGGTTTCGCCTTTTTTCTCGGTCCAGATCGGGAACTTGATCGACTCGTCCATGGTTTCGATCAGGCCGGAGAACTTGCCCACGTCGGTGTAGATCCAGCGCTCGACGGCGGTGCGCGACTTGCGCGCCACCAGCACCACTTCGCTGACCAGGATCCCGGCGTTGGCAATCAGCGAACGGCCCGGCTCGAGGATGATTTCCGGCAGGTCGTCACCGAAGTCTTCCTTGAGGAAGCGGATGATTTCTTCGGCGTAGGTTTCCAGGCTGTTGGTACGGGTGATGTAGTTGGCCGGGAAACCGCCACCCATGTTGATCAGCTTCAGCTCGATGCCGTCTTCGTCCTTCAGGCGTTCGAAGATCACCTTGACCTTGGCGATGGCGGCGTCCCACACGCTGATATCGCGCTGCTGCGAGCCCACGTGGAAGGAGATGCCGTATGGCACCAGGCCCAGGTCGCGGGCGAGGATCAGCAGGTCCATGGCCATGTCGGTCTGGCAGCCGAACTTGCGCGACAGCGGCCAGTCGGCAGTGGTGGAGCCTTCGGTAAGGATGCGCACGTACACTTTCGAACCCGGTGCGGCCTTGGCGATGTTGCGCAGGTCGGCTTCCGAGTCGGTGGCATACAGGCGCACGCCCTTCTCGTAGAAGTAGCGGATGTCCTTGGACTTCTTGATGGTGTTGCCGTAGCTGATGCGGTCGGCGCTGACACCGCGGCCCATTACCTTGTCCAGCTCGTAGATCGAGGCGATGTCGAAGCTCGAACCTTTATCCTTGAGCAGGTCGATGATCTCGACGGCCGGGTTGGCCTTGACCGCGTAGTACACCTTGGCGAACTCGAAGCCGGCGCGCAGGTCGTCATAGGCCTGGCTGATCATCTGGGTATCGATGAGTACGAACGGGGTTTCCTGCTTGTCGGCGAACGCCTTCATCTTCTGGAAGGTGTCACGCGCGAAATAGTCTTCGACCTGGATCGACATGCTCAGGGACTCCATGGGCAAACTGAAAGATTAAGTGGCTGCAAACTGAACGTCCTCCGTATCCCCACTTTGGTTCGCCTACTCAGTACTTGAGCCGGATGGATCGTTTCCAGCATGGACGTTCGGCGCGCACTTTAGGGCGTGAAGAATGCAGAATCAACAGGCAATCCGGGCGTGATCGACGCGGATCGACGACCAGCCATTTGAATAACCGACTCGTGTGACCGGCTGATGTTCCCCAGCGTGTTTCAAACGTAAAAAATAGTGGAATGGAATGCGTTGGCTCCTTCGCGGGCACGCCCGCTCCCACAGGCATCTCGCGGTTCCTGTGGGAGCGGGCATGCCCGCGAAGGGGCCTCAGGTGTTCATATTTATGGCCACATTTCCCTGGCACTGCCGTGCATGAAAAAGACGATAAATTTTTTGTTACCGACTGGCGGAATTGCCGTTCTTGATGAGAAACATTACTATTCGCACCCTCATCCGCCTCCCTGACGACCACCGACCGTGTCCGGACCCAAAGGCTTCCTCGACCACTACCATGAGCTGATCGGCACCTGGACGCGCAAGCTGCGCAGTCGTCAGCAGGCCGAGGACCTCGCCCACGATGCCTTCGTCCGGGTCCTGGAAAGCCCGGGCGAGCAGGTCGAGCAGCCACGCGCCTACCTGCACCAGACCGCACGCAACATTGCCGTGGATGGTTTTCGTCGCGAGGATCGGCGCCAGGCCCTGGAGCTGCAGGCCTGCGACGAAAGCCCGGCCGGCGGTGGCGACCCCGAGGCCTACGTGCACGCCCTGGAACTGGCCGACAGCGTCGAGCGGGCGCTGGCCGAGCTGCCGCTCAACTGCCGCCAGGTGTTCATCTGGCAGAAGCTCGAAGGCCGCACCCAGGCGGAGATCGCCGCGCGCATGGGGTTGAGCAAGAACATGGTCGAAAAGTATATGATCCGCACGCTCCGGCATCTGCGTGAGCACCTGGATGTGTCGGCATGATGAGTCAGGAGGCCTTTTCGATGGAACAGCACGGTAGCGAAACCGTCCGCGAGCAGGCGGCCGCATGGTTCGCCCGCGTGCAGGATGCGCCGCGGGATGCCGGGCTGCAGGTGCAGTTGCGGGCCTGGCTGGAGGCTGACAGGCAACACCGTGACGAGTACGAGCAACTCGCCCGCCTGTGGCACGCCGCCGATTTCATCCCCCGCCAGCGCCTGGAAGCGCTGGCCCGGCCAGCCCCGGTACCCCAGTTGCCACGGCGGCGCCTGGTGCGCATGGCGTTGGCCGCCACGCTGGGCGCCGTGGCGGTGGGGCTGGGCTGGGGCGGCTGGCAGTACCAGCAGCTCAATCACCAAGGCAGCCTGCAAACCGCCTTCAACGAACGCCGCCAGGTCGAATTGCCGGATGGTTCCTACCTTGAACTCAACGGCAGCAGCCATGTGCAGGTCGCGTTCAGCGCCGGCCAGCGTCATGTCCGGCTGATGGCGGGCGAGGTGATGTTCACCGTCGCCCACGACAGCGGCAGGCCGTTCGTGGTCGCCACTGCCCAAGGCCGCGTGACGGTCACCGGTACCCGTTTCGACGTCCGTCAGGATACGGCCAGCACCCGCGTGGCGGTGGAGCAGGGTTCGGTGCGCGTGCAGGGCAAGGGCGCTTCGCTGGCACAGCTTACCGCTGGCCAGGGCTCGCACATCGACGCCCAGGGCCAGGTGGCTGCGCCCTATGCGGTGAATGCCGCCGCGCTGACGGCCTGGCGCCAGGGCAAGCTGGTGTTCGACAACGCCACCCTGGCCGACGTGGTGGCGGAAGTTTCCCGCTACCGCAGCCAGCCGCTGCGGGTCGCCCCCGGCAAGGTTGCCCAGCTACGCCTGTCCAGCACGTTCCGCACCGACGACAGCGACGCCTTGCTGCGCGCCTTGCCGAGCATCCTGCCGGTGGCCATCAAGGCCCATGCCGATGGCTCCAGCGAAATAATCGCGAAATAGATTCAGGTTTTTTTCCGCTCGTTCGTCTTCCCCGCCAGCTGCAACTGCCAAGCATTTCCATTTGCATGCAATTGGCGTTTATTCGGTTTTCCAGGAAGTTTCGACGACGTGAACAACAACAAGCCCTTCCCACGCTTGCGCGCCCTGGCCCTGACCCTGGCGGTCAGTGCCGTGGCCGCCGGCAGCCAGGCCGCAGAAACTGGCAACACCATCCAGATCCAGGCACAACCGTTGGCTTCGGCACTGAACCAGCTGGGTCAGCAGAGCAACCTGCAGCTGTTCTTCAGCCCCGAGCTGGTGACCGGCAAGCAGGCCCCGGCGGTGTCTGGCCAGCTGACGCCCGAGCAGGCGCTGCAACAGTTGTTGCAAGGCAGCGGCCTGACCTATGAAATGTCCCAGGGCACCGTGGTGCTCAAGGCGGCCCAGGCCGATGGCACTGCCACGCCTGGCAGCCTGGAGCTGGCGCCCACCGACATCAAGGTGGTGGGTGACTGGCTGGGCGATGCCCAGCAGAGCGTGGTGCAGAACCACCCCGGTGCGCGGACCGTGGTGCGCCGCGAAGCGATGGTGGAGAAGGGCGCGATGAACGTGCGCGATGTGCTGCGCGGCATTCCGGGGGTACAGGTGCAGGACTCCAACGGCACCGGCGGCAGCGACCTGTCGCTGAACGTTGGCGTGCGTGGCCTGACTTCGCGGCTGTCGCCGCGCTCCACGGTACTGATCGATGGCATCCCGGCCGCTTTCGCGCCGTACGGCCAGCCGCAGCTGTCGATGGCCCCGATTTCCTCGGGCAACCTCGACAGTATCGACGTGGTGCGTGGTGCCGGCTCGGTGCGTTATGGCCCGCAGAACGTCGGCGGGGTGATCAACTTCGTGACCCGGGCGATCCCGGAAAAGCCTTCGGCAGAGCTGGCCACCACCCTGGAAACCTCCCAGCATGGCGGCTGGAAGCACACCGAGTCGGCGTTCGTCGGCGGTACGGCGGACAACGGCATGGGCCTGGCGCTGCTGTACACCGGGGTAAATGGCAACGGCTACCGGGAAAGCAACAATGGCAATGACATCGATGACGTCATCCTCAAGACGCACTGGGCGCCCACCGAGGTCGACGAGTTCTGGCTCAATTTCCATTACTACGACGGCCGTGCCGACATGCCGGGCGGCCTGACCCAGGCCCAGTACGACAGCAACCCGTACCAGTCGCTACGCGACTACGACTACTTCGCTGGCCGGCGCAAGGATGTGTCGTTCAAGTGGCAACGTCAGCTGGACGACGCCACTCAGTTCGAAGTGCTGACCTACTACACCGACAGCTTTCGCGGCAGCGCCATTGCCTCGCGGGACATGAAGACCCTGTCGACCTACCCGCGCAACTACCATACCTTCGCCATCGAGCCGCGGCTGTCACGCATCTTCTTCGCCGGACCCACCACCCAGGAAGTCAGCGTGGGTTACCGTTACCTGAAGGAAGCGATGCGCGAACAGTCGACGCGCCTGGGCCTGGTCGACAACGTGCCGACCCCCGTGCCGGGCTCCGACGGCCATGTGTTCCAGGACCGCAGCGGCGGCACCGAGGCCAGCGCCTACTACATCGACGACAAGATCGACGTGGGTAACTGGACCATCACCCCGGGCCTGCGCTTCGAGCACATCAATACCGACTGGCGCGACCGCCCGGTGCTCGGTGCCAACGGCAAGCCGGTGGCGGAGAAGAACCGCAGCATCACCAGCAACGAACCGCTGCCGGCGCTGAGCGTGATGTATCACCTCTCCGATGCGTGGAAGCTGTTCGCCAACTACGAGACCTCGTTCGGCAGCCTGCAGTACTTCCAGCTGGGCCAGGGCGGTACCGGCAACAGCACGGCCAATGGCCTGGAGCCGGAAAAGGCCAAGACCTATGAAATCGGTACGCGCTATGACAATGGCGGTTTTGCCGGTGAGCTGACGGCGTTCTACATCGACTTCGACGATGAGCTGCAGTACATCAGCAACGACGTGGGCTGGACCAACCTGGGCGCGACCAAGCACCAGGGTATCGAGGCCTCGGTGCGCTATGACCTGGCCGGGCTGGACCCGCGCCTGGACGGGCTGTCGCTGAGCGGTGGCTACACCTATACCCGCGCGACTTATGAAGGGGACATTCCCGGCTTCAAAGGCCGTGACCTGCCGTTCTATTCACGCCAGGTGGCCACCGCCGGGGTGCGCTATGCCGTCAACCGCTGGACCTGGAACCTGGATGCCTATGCACAATCCAGGCAGCGCGCGCCGGGGACCGGAATCAATGCCGAGGGCAGCTTCAATGGTGACTATATTACCGAGCCGAGTGCCGATGGGCAGTATGGCGACATTCCCGGCTATGTGACCTGGCATGCCCGTGGCGGCTACGAGTTCGGGCCACAGCTGTCCAACCTGAAGCTGGCGGCGGGGGTGAAGAACCTGTTCGACAAGCAGTACTTCACCCGCTCCAGCGACAACAATGCCGGCCTCTATGTGGGTGAGCCGCGGACCTTCTACGTGCAGGCCAGTGTAGGGTTCTGATCGGCATTGCCGGGGCCGCTTTGCGGCCCACCGCGACACAAGGCCGCGCCTACAGGAGATCGCATTCCGCTGTAGGCGCGGCCTTGTGTCGCGATGGGGCGCAAAGCGCCCCCAGCGTTCAGGAAGTCACCACCTCAGCCGGCGAGACAATGCTGGTCTTGGCCCCGCGCGAGCGCCCCGAACTCAGGTAAGCCGCAATCGACTCTTGGGTCACCTCACCCAGGAACACCTGCCCGGCATCCAGCACCGGCAACCATGCCCGGTTGTACTCGTACATCCGCGACAACAGGATACGCAGGTGCTCGTCATGTGACGCCGTGGCATTGAAGGGCCGCAGGAAGTCGCCACAGCTGCCCTGCTGGCGATGCATGTCGCGCCGGCGCACATAGCCCAGCGCCTTGTTCTGCCCGTCGGTCACCACCACATAACGGCGGTCGTGCTCGTCGAGCAGTTCCAGCGCCTCGCCCACCGGGGTTTCCGGGCTCACCGATGGCGCGTTGTCCGCCGCATCCTCGGCCCGCACCAGCAGCAGGCGCTTGAGGGTGCTGTCCTGGCCGACGAAATTGCTCACGAACTCATCCGCAGGATGGGCCAGCAAAGTGTCCGGGTGGTCCAGCTGCAACAGCTTGCCGGCACGGAAGATGGCGATCTTGTCGCCCAGCTTGATCGCTTCGTCGATATCGTGGCTGACCATGATCACGGTCTTGTTCAGGGCCCGCTGCATCTCGAAGAATTCGTTCTGGATCAGCTCGCGGTTGATCGGGTCGACCGCACCGAATGGCTCGTCCATCAACAGCACCGGCGCTTCGGCAGCCAAGGCACGGATCACGCCGATACGCTGCTGCTGGCCGCCGGACAGCTCGCGCGGGTAGCGCTGCAGGTACTGCTTGGGCTCCAGCTTGATCATGTGCATCAGCTCGCGGGCGCGTTCGTGGCACTTTTGCCGGTCCCAGCCGAGCAGGCGCGGGACCACGGTGATGTTCTCCTCGATGGTCATGTTCGGGAACAGGCCGATCTGCTGGATCACGTAGCCGATGTGTCGACGCAGGGTCACTTCGTCCAGCCCGGTGGTGTCTTCGCCATTGATGAACACCTGGCCAGAGGTGGGCATGATCAGGCGGTTGATCATTTTCAGCGTGGTGCTTTTGCCGCAGCCCGAGGGGCCGAGGAACACGCAGATCTCGCCTTCATTGACGGTGAGGCTTACCGAGTCGACGGCTTTGACGTCCTTGCCGTTGACGTTGAAGGTTTTGCTGAGGTTCTTCAGTTCGATCATGGGCGCAGTCCTTCTGGAGTCAGGGCACGTTGCAGGGTTTGCAGGAGCAGGTCGGCGACGATCGCCAGCAGGCTGACCAATACCGCACCGACCAGCAGCATCGACATGTCGCTGCGGCTGATGGAGGTGAGGATGAGCACGCCCAGGCCGCCAGCGCCGATGGTGGCGGCAATGGTCATGACGCCAATGTTCATCACCACGGCGGTGCGCACGCCGGCGAGGATCACCGGCACCGCGATGGGCAGCTCGACCATGCGCAGGCGCTGGCCGAAGGTCATGCCGATACCGCGCGCGGCCTCGCGAATGCCGGGTTCGACGTTGGTCAGGGCGAGGTAGGTGTTGCGCAGGATGGGCAGCAGCGAATAGAGGAACACGGCGGTGATCGCCGGCAGCGGCCCCAGGCCCTGGCCGAACTTCGAGTAGAACGGCAGCAGCAGGCCGAACAGGGCGATCGAGGGGATGGTCAGCAGCACCGTGGCGCTGGCTTGCAACGGCCCGGCGACGGCGGGGAAGCGGGTCATCAGGATGCCCAGTGGTACGCCGACGAGGATGGCCAGGCCCACGGCGACGCCCACCAGCATGATGTGCTGCCAGGTGAGCTGCAGCACCTGGGCCCAGTCCAGGTGGCTGAAGGTATCGATCAGGTTCATGGCTGGCCCTCGCTGTTCAGTGGGTGCTCACGCAGGAAGGCCGCCGCCACGGAGGAGGGGTTCTGGTGTTCGACATCGACCTTGGCGTTGAGCTGGCGCATGGTTTCATCGTCCAGTTGCTCGGCCAGTGGCTTGAGCAGGCCGGCCAGTTGCGGGTTGGCGTCGAGCACGGCCTTGCGCACCACCGGGGCGGCGGTGTAGTCGGGGAAGTAGTGCTTGTCGTCTTCCAGCAGCTTGAGCTTGAACGCGTTCAGGCGGCCGTCGGTGGTGTACACCAGGCCGGCGAACACCTGATTGTTGTGCATGGCGGTGTAGACCAGGCCAGCGTCCATCTGGCGAATGTTGGCGCGATCCACTTGCAGGCCGTACATGGCCTTCAGGCCGACCAGGCCATCCGGGCGGTTGGCGAACTCGGTGTCCAGTGCCACCAGGTGCTGGCGGCTACGTTCGCTGCGCAGCACCTGGTTGAGGTCGCTGATCGAATTGATCTGCGGGTAGGCCTCGGCGACCTGGCTGGGCAGGCCAAGCGCGTAGGTGTTGCTGAACTTCGACGGGGTCAGCCAGATCAGCCCCTTCTGCGCATCCAGTTGCTTGACCTTGGCATAGGTTGCGGCAGCACTGGGCATGCGTTGCTCGACGTGGTTGTACGACACCAGTGACACACCGGTATATTCCCACATCAGGTCGAGCTGGCCGGTTTCCTGGGCCTGGCGCGCGATATTGCTGCCCAGGCCGCCGGTGACACGCACGTCAAAGCCATTGGCGCGCAGGTATTGCGCAGTGATTTCGGCGAGTACGGTCTGTTCGGTGAACACCCGCGCGCCGATGCGGATCAGTGGTTTTTCTGCCGCTTGGGCAAATCCTGCGAACAGCAGGGCCGCGCCCAGCAGCAAGGCGATTTTCTTGTTCATCGGTTCCCTCTCGTTATCCGGCCAGGCCGCGTTCCAGCCAGCGTTTGCTGGCGAAGCTCACCGCAGCGTCCAGCGCCAGTGCCAGCAGCGCGGTGCAGGCGGCACCCAGCAGCAGCTGCGGCTGGTTGTTCAGGGCGATGCCGGGGAAGATCAGGCTGCCCAGGCTGTTGGCGCCGATCAAAAAGGCCAGCGGTGCGGTGCCCACGTTCAACGCCAGGGCCACGCGCACACCGCCGACGATGATCGGTACGGCATTGGGCAGTTCCACCTGCCACAGTTGCTGGCGCGGGGTCATGCCGATGCCGGTGGCGGCTTCCTTGAGCGAGGCGGGGACGTTTTTCAGGCCCTCGTAGGTGTTGCGTACGATGGGCAGGAGCGAGGCGAGGAACAGGGCGAAGATTGCAGGCCCGGCGCCGATGCCCAGGATACTCAGGGCGATGGCCAGAACGGCCAGGGGAGGGATGGTGTTGCCAACATTGAACAACTGCATGAAGCGCTCGGCCTTGTCGACCCGTTGCGGTCGACTCAAGGCAATGCCGGCGGGGATGCCCACGGCCAGCGCCGCCGCCATCGAAGCCAGCACCAGTACCAGGTGCGCTTGCAGGTAGAACCCGAGATCGTCGCGATAACGGGCGATCGTGTCGATGCCGATCCAGTGGACCAGCAGGGCCAGGATGACGAGCACGGCGGCCCATCCCAACAGCCCTTTTCCGTAGCGTTCAGCCACAGGCGGACTCCTTGTGTAGTCGGCGAGCACACTTCTTGATAGCCGGCCAGTCCTGGCGGCGGGTGGTGTGTTCGCGAGTAGCAGCGTGACGCATGCCGAAGGCAGCGATCAGGCCATGAGCCGAACCCCGTCGGGTCCGAAAATGCTGATGAAACCAGTCCCCAACCGAAGCGGGTTACGGGGGAGTGGACGTCTCCGAAGGGATAAAGGTTCCCATGGAAAGCGGCATGTGGCCAGCCCGGGTTGCCCCGACGTGCGCTCTTTCCTTGTGCCAATCGCTCGTCCATTGGGTTTGGATACGAGGCCTGTGGGATACCCGTGGGCATTTATTTCAAGGAGCCAATCTGATGCTTGTTCATAACTATGATCGATCTTTCGTTGCACACGTCGCATGCACCACACCGGAGTTCGAGGGCTACCTGGATTGCGCCAAGCTCTCCGAACGGGAGGGCCAGGCAGCGCGCATAGCCGATGATTTTCTAGTGGTTTCCTCGCTGCTGGGCAGAGAGCCTCATCGTTTCTGGTTCCGTTGCATGGTGGACGAGACCCGGGGGCGTCGCTACTACGACATTCAGTCCTGGAGCCGGCGCACCGGTCGTGATTTCAATTCCAGAAAGCGCTACCTGGATCGTGACGGCAATGGCTACGCTTGCCTGTATGACACAAAGGTCAGCGACGACAGGTTATGGAAGGTGATGACACGCAACGATCAAGGGCAGTTTGTCAGCATGGATCAGGACCTGCACGCGGGTGACAAGCTGGCCGTGCGCATCTGGACCCGCACCACCAACATCCAGTTGTGCGCGATGGGCCGGATGGACGTGCTTGATCATTGGTTTGCCTACGGCTGTGCCGGCACGGGCGAACCGCTCGACCTGGAAGTACAGATCACCGACATCGGCGAAGAATTGCTGGACGACCATTGATCCGCAACCGGCATGCGGCTTCGATGGGGGGCATGCCGGTGCTTTGGTCTGCCTGCGGTTTCGGGTATAATCTTGGCCCTTTTTGATCCCCAGTCAGGCGATTTCCCATGACCAACCAGGCCGCCGAAGTCGCGAAGCGCCGCACTTTCGCAATCATTTCCCACCCCGACGCCGGTAAGACCACCATCACCGAGAAGCTGCTGCTGATGGGCAAGGCCATTGCCGTCGCCGGTACCGTGAAGTCGCGCAAGTCCGACCGCCACGCCACTTCCGACTGGATGGAGATGGAGAAGCAGCGTGGCATCTCCATCACCACCTCGGTGATGCAGTTCCCGTACCGCGAGCACATGATCAACCTGCTCGACACCCCCGGCCACGAAGACTTCTCGGAAGACACCTACCGCACCCTGACCGCGGTGGACTCGGCGTTGATGGTGCTCGACGGTGGTAAGGGTGTAGAGCCGCGTACCATCGCCCTGATGGACGTGTGCCGCCTGCGCGACACGCCGATCGTCAGCTTCATCAACAAGCTCGACCGTGACATCCGTGACCCGATCGAACTGCTCGACGAGAT is a window from the Pseudomonas anuradhapurensis genome containing:
- a CDS encoding Fe2+-dependent dioxygenase, translated to MLLHIPGLFDADELARIREALEQADWADGKITAGYQSAKAKHNLQLPEGHPLAKEIGSALIERLWKTPRFMSAALPHKVFPPLINCYREGGNFGFHIDNALRQPKGSPERVRTDLSSTLFLSDPESYDGGELVIQDTFGEQQVKLAAGDLVLYPGTSLHKVNPVTRGQRYAAFFWTQSLVREDSQRALLFEMDNAIQQLTADVPDHPALLQLTGTYHNLLRRWAEV
- a CDS encoding tetratricopeptide repeat protein, with amino-acid sequence MSYPLRREEVLDVAGLQAMLEQRPGKAAQAILAAAGQGVVEAQLLLGQILLDGRGIETDAGVARRWFGIAAQGGSAMAHNMLGRCLEHGWGGSVDLAQAAIHYARAADAGLDWGLYNLGNLLATGRGVPANQAQALLCYEKAAHMGHAKSMNLYGRYLEQGIATAPSPARAVRWYRRAAEAGDFRGMFSLGLVLVERGQMVEAGRWLEQARLEGNMNFLRSALATLQGAGPVLMAVAARYAEEIERRGK
- a CDS encoding type III PLP-dependent enzyme yields the protein MSIQVEDYFARDTFQKMKAFADKQETPFVLIDTQMISQAYDDLRAGFEFAKVYYAVKANPAVEIIDLLKDKGSSFDIASIYELDKVMGRGVSADRISYGNTIKKSKDIRYFYEKGVRLYATDSEADLRNIAKAAPGSKVYVRILTEGSTTADWPLSRKFGCQTDMAMDLLILARDLGLVPYGISFHVGSQQRDISVWDAAIAKVKVIFERLKDEDGIELKLINMGGGFPANYITRTNSLETYAEEIIRFLKEDFGDDLPEIILEPGRSLIANAGILVSEVVLVARKSRTAVERWIYTDVGKFSGLIETMDESIKFPIWTEKKGETEEVVIAGPTCDSADIMYEHYKYGLPLNLAIGDRLYWLSTGAYTTSYSAVEFNGFPPLKAYYL
- a CDS encoding sigma-70 family RNA polymerase sigma factor, yielding MSGPKGFLDHYHELIGTWTRKLRSRQQAEDLAHDAFVRVLESPGEQVEQPRAYLHQTARNIAVDGFRREDRRQALELQACDESPAGGGDPEAYVHALELADSVERALAELPLNCRQVFIWQKLEGRTQAEIAARMGLSKNMVEKYMIRTLRHLREHLDVSA
- a CDS encoding FecR family protein gives rise to the protein MEQHGSETVREQAAAWFARVQDAPRDAGLQVQLRAWLEADRQHRDEYEQLARLWHAADFIPRQRLEALARPAPVPQLPRRRLVRMALAATLGAVAVGLGWGGWQYQQLNHQGSLQTAFNERRQVELPDGSYLELNGSSHVQVAFSAGQRHVRLMAGEVMFTVAHDSGRPFVVATAQGRVTVTGTRFDVRQDTASTRVAVEQGSVRVQGKGASLAQLTAGQGSHIDAQGQVAAPYAVNAAALTAWRQGKLVFDNATLADVVAEVSRYRSQPLRVAPGKVAQLRLSSTFRTDDSDALLRALPSILPVAIKAHADGSSEIIAK
- a CDS encoding TonB-dependent siderophore receptor; amino-acid sequence: MNNNKPFPRLRALALTLAVSAVAAGSQAAETGNTIQIQAQPLASALNQLGQQSNLQLFFSPELVTGKQAPAVSGQLTPEQALQQLLQGSGLTYEMSQGTVVLKAAQADGTATPGSLELAPTDIKVVGDWLGDAQQSVVQNHPGARTVVRREAMVEKGAMNVRDVLRGIPGVQVQDSNGTGGSDLSLNVGVRGLTSRLSPRSTVLIDGIPAAFAPYGQPQLSMAPISSGNLDSIDVVRGAGSVRYGPQNVGGVINFVTRAIPEKPSAELATTLETSQHGGWKHTESAFVGGTADNGMGLALLYTGVNGNGYRESNNGNDIDDVILKTHWAPTEVDEFWLNFHYYDGRADMPGGLTQAQYDSNPYQSLRDYDYFAGRRKDVSFKWQRQLDDATQFEVLTYYTDSFRGSAIASRDMKTLSTYPRNYHTFAIEPRLSRIFFAGPTTQEVSVGYRYLKEAMREQSTRLGLVDNVPTPVPGSDGHVFQDRSGGTEASAYYIDDKIDVGNWTITPGLRFEHINTDWRDRPVLGANGKPVAEKNRSITSNEPLPALSVMYHLSDAWKLFANYETSFGSLQYFQLGQGGTGNSTANGLEPEKAKTYEIGTRYDNGGFAGELTAFYIDFDDELQYISNDVGWTNLGATKHQGIEASVRYDLAGLDPRLDGLSLSGGYTYTRATYEGDIPGFKGRDLPFYSRQVATAGVRYAVNRWTWNLDAYAQSRQRAPGTGINAEGSFNGDYITEPSADGQYGDIPGYVTWHARGGYEFGPQLSNLKLAAGVKNLFDKQYFTRSSDNNAGLYVGEPRTFYVQASVGF